In Equus quagga isolate Etosha38 chromosome 14, UCLA_HA_Equagga_1.0, whole genome shotgun sequence, one DNA window encodes the following:
- the UPK2 gene encoding uroplakin-2 — translation MASLLPIRTLPLILILLAVMAPGAAVDFNISSLSGLLSPALTESLLVALPPCHLTGGNATLMVRRANDSKVVKSSFVVPPCRGRRELVSVVDSGAGFTVTRLSAYQVTNLVPGTKYYISYLVTKGASTESSREIPMSTLPRRKLESIGLGMARTGGMVVITVLLSVAMFLLVIGFIIALALGTRK, via the exons aTGGCATCCCTGCTGCCCATCCGGACCTTGCCCTTGATTCTGATTCTGCTGGCTGTGATGGCCCCAGGAGCTGCAG TGGACTTCAACATCTCAAGCCTCTCTGGTCTGCTGTCGCCGGCACTAACGGAGAGCCTGCTAGTTGCCTTGCCCCCGTGTCACCTCACAGGGGGCAACGCCACACTGATGGTCCGGAGAGCCAACGACAGCAAAG TGGTGAAATCTAGCTTTGTGGTGCCTCCATGCCGTGGGCGCAGGGAGCTGGTGAGTGTGGTGGACAGTGGAGCCGGCTTCACAGTCACCCGGCTCAGTGCATACCAGGTGACAAACCTCGTGCCAGGAACCAAATACTA CATTTCCTACCTAGTGACAAAGGGGGCATCCACTGAGTCCAGTAGAGAGATCCCAATGTCCACGCTTCCTC GAAGGAAGCTGGAATCCATTGGGCTGGGAATGGCCCGGACAGGGGGCATGGTGGTCATCACAGTGCTGCTCTCTGTCGCCATGTTCCTGCTGGTCATAGGCTTCATCATCGCCCTGGCACTGGGCACCCGAAAGTGA